A window of Variovorax sp. HW608 genomic DNA:
TGAGGGCGAGGAGTGGAGCCGCCGCATCGAACCCGATGATGTGCTGTTGTTCCGCTACTCGGCGCTCACGTTCAACGGCCATCGAATCCACTACGACCGCCGCTATGTGACGGAAGTGGAGGGCTACCCGGGCCTCATCGTGCACGGACCGCTGATTGCCACGCTGTTGCTGGATCTGCTGCGGCGCAGCCTGCCCGATGCGCAGGTCAGGAACTTCTCATTTCGCGCCATCAAGCCGCTGTTCGACGTTGCGCCCTTCACGGTCTGTGGTCGTCGCGAGGACGCCGAGACCGTGAAGCTCTGGGCCCGCAGCCCGGAGGGCCATCTCGCGATGGACGCCACCGCGAGTCTGTACTGAACACGCCTGCAAGGAGACACCCATGTTCAACGAGAGCGACGAGTATCAGGAAATCCGTGACGCCATCCGCCAGTTGTGCCGCCAGTTTCCGGACGAATACTTCCGCGAGATCGATCGGAAGGATGCGTACCCCGAAGCGTTCGTCAACGCGCTGATGGAGGCCGGCTGGCTGGCGGCCATGATCCCCGAGGAGTACGGCGGCACCGGGCTGGGCCTCACGGCGGCCACGGTGATCATGGAAGAGATCAACCGCAACGGCGGCAACGCGGGTGCTGTGCACGGCCAGATGTACAACATGGGCACGTTGCTGCGCAACGGAAGCAAGGCGCAAAAGGAGAAGTACCTGCCCGGCATCGCAGCCGGCAAGCTGCGCATCCAGTCGATGGCCGTCACGGAACCGACGACCGGGACCGACACGACGAAGACCAAGACCACCGCGCTAAGGAAGGACGGCCGTTGGGTTGTCAACGGCCAGAAGGTCTGGATCTCGCGTGTCCAGCATTCCGACCTGATGATTCTCCTGGCCCGTACGACGCCCTTGGCCGAGGTGAAGAAGAAGTCCGAGGGGATGTCGGTCTTCATCGTCGACTTGCACCAGTCGATCGGCAAGGGCCTCGAGGTGCGTCCCATTCCCAACCTCGTGAACCACGAGACCAACGAGCTTTTCTTCGACAACCTCGAGATTCCCGAGGAGAACCTGATCGGCGAGGAGGGCAAGGGTTTCAAGTACATCCTCGACGGCCTCAATGCGGAGCGCACGCTGATTGCGGCCGAGTGCATCGGGGACGGCTATTGGTTCATCGAACGTGCCCGCAAATATGCGAACGAGCGCATCGTGTTCGATCGGCCGATCGGGCAGAACCAGGGGGTTCAGTTTCCCCTGGCCGATGCGTTCATCGAGGTCGAAGCGGCCAACCTCATGCGCTTCGAGGCGGCGCGTCGCTTCGATGCGCATCAGCCTTGCGGCGCACAGGCCAACATGGCCAAGTTTCTCGCCGCCAAGGCGAGCTGGGAGGCGGCCAACGTGTGCCTGCAGACGCATGGCGGCTTCGGCTTCGCGAAGGAATACGACATCGAGCGCAAGTTCAGGGAGACCCGCCTCTACCAGGTGGCGCCCATCTCCACCAATCTGATCTACGCGTACGTTGCCGAGCACATCCTCGGTCTGCCGCGTTCGTTCTGACCCTGCGAGGAGCCTGTCATGAAACGACCTCTGGATGGCGTGACGGTCGTCACCCTGGAGCACGCAATCGCGGCCCCGTTCTGTACGCGTCAACTGGCCGACCTGGGCGCCCGTGTGATCAAGGTGGAACGCCCCGGTGTGGGCGACTTTGCGCGCGCCTATGACGAGCGGGTGCAAGGGATGGCCTCGCATTTCGTCTGGACCAATCGCTCGAAGGAGAGTTTGACGCTGGACGTCAAGCATCCGGAGGCGCAGAAGGTGCTGGCACAGCTGCTCGAAGGCGCGGACGTGCTGGTACAGAACCTGGCGCCCGGTGCGGCCGCCAGGCTGGGCTTGTCTTTCGAAGCGCTGCATGAGAAGCATCCCAGACTCATCGTGTGCGACATCTCGGGCTACGGGGACGACGGCCCGTACCGCGACAAGAAGGCCTATGACCTCCTGATTCAAAGCGAGTCGGGCTTCCTCTCGGTGACCGGATCGGATGCGGAGCCTGCGAAAGCGGGTTGCTCCATCGCGGACATCGCGGCCGGGATGTATGCATACACCAGTATCCTTGCCGCTCTCATCCAGCGCGACAAGACGGGCCAGGGGAGCCGTATCGATGTCTCGATGCTCGAGAGCATGGTCGAATGGATGAGCTATCCGCTCTACTACGCGTTCGAGGGGGCGGCCCCGCCGCCGCGAGCCGGCGCGGCTCATGCCACGATCTATCCCTATGGGCCATTCCCGGCCGGCGATGGCCGCACGGTCATGCTGGGACTGCAGAACGAGCGCGAGTGGATGGCCTTCTGCAAGACGGTGCTGGGGCAGCCGGAACTCGCGGTCGACGAACGCTTTGCATCGAACACCAGGCGCGTAGCCAACCGCGAGGCGCTCCGGGCGCTCATCGCTCAAGGCTTCTCGTCGCTCACGCTCGAGCAGGTCGTCCAGCGCCTGGACGACGCCCAGATCGCCAACGCCAGCGTGAACGACATGCACGATGTCTGGGAGCATCCGCAACTGAAGGCACGCAAGCGGTGGACCCAGGTCTCGACGCCAGGCGGGCCGATCCCCGCGCTGTTGCCGCCCGGAAGGACGGAGGCTTACGCCCCGCGGATGGATGCCGTGCCCGGCCTTGGCCAGAACACGGACGCCATCCTGCACGAACTCGGCTGGATGAACGAGCAGATCGCGTCGATGCGAAGCGCCAACGCCATCTGATGAAGCGCGGCCGCCATCAATGTGCGGTGATCCAGGCCGCAATACGATCCACCACCTCGGTCTCCAAACCGTTGTAGCCGTGGTGGCTCCAAGCCTCGCAGGGGTCGCCCTTGCTGATGCCGCCGCTGACCGGGATGAGTTCCTTGCGCGGCGCGCTGGTGAACTTCTCCATCAGGCCCGAGGTCTCGCTGAAGGGGCACTGCTTGCAACCGTCCTGCTGGTGGTGCACCACCAGCACCGGTACGGTGACGCGATCCAGTGGCATGGCCGGCACCGGGCGGCCGCGCGGGTCGCTCAGGATGGTGGAGGTCAACACCAGGCCGTCCGGCCCTCCATCGGCACGCGGCAGTTGCGTGCTGATCCAGGCGGCCGACTGTGTGCCTCGGCTGGTGCCCACCAGCCACACCGGAACCCCGGTCTTGTCGCGCATCCATCCGATCACCGCCTTCAGATCGGCCACGTGCTCGGGCGTCTGGCGAAAGCCATTGAGGAACGGCGCCGACTGCCGGTCCGAGGGTGCATCGACGACCGCCACGGCGAGGCCTTGCTGCCTGAACAGGTCGCGTGTGCGCACAAGGAAGTTGCCATCGCCCCAGTTGACGCTTCCGTTAGGAAATATCTGCAGGCCACCGTGACCGCCGGCCAGCAGAATGACCGCGGCGCGCGGCTTGTCAGGGGCGAGGTAGAGGAAGCGCTGCGTCACGCCGGGTCGTGTCGGAATGTCGACCACCTGGGCTGCGGTCTGCGCCCTCGGCGAAAGGGACAGGACGAACAACAGCAGAAACAGAAACGACCGCCGGCGAGCCATGAAGGGTTTCACGGTGAACTCCTTGGAAAGAGATCATCGACTTCGAGCGTCTACTTCAAGCCGCGCCAGGGCGGGCGAATCGAGCACAAGGACATCCAGGGGGGCCTGTCTTCCGCGCACCGAGATGCGCTGCACGGGTGGCATCTCGGATTCCGGAATGCCTGCGTTACGGGCTGCGAAGTCCGAGATCACGAGCGTCGCACTGCTCAACTTGGTCTGGTCCTGAAGGCGGCTCGCCGTGTTCACCACCTCGCCCACGGCCGTGAACGAACGTACGCCGCGATGCCCCACGTCGGCCACGGCGGCGCTGCCAGCGTGTATTCCAATCCCGAACGCCAGCGGCTGCCCGAAGTCCGCCTCGAACACCGCACTCCAGGCGCGCATGCGTTCGTCGATGAGCTTTGCGGCGTGGACGGCGCCGCGGCAGGCGTTCTGAAGATTTCCTTCCAGGCCGAAGAGGGCCATGACGCTGTCGCCGATGTACTGATTGGCAACGCCGCCCGACTCATGGACTGCGTCGCCGACCAGCGCAAAGTAGTGGTCCAGGACGTAGACCAGGTCGAAGGGCCATTGCTTCTCGGACAACCCGGACCAACGCCGCAGATCGACGAACAGCACGGCCACTTCCCGCTCGCTGTCGAGCCTGTTCAGGCTGGCTGTTCGGGCGGTCATCACCGGCGTGACCTGCAGGTCACCCAGCGGTCGCAACTGACATGCCAGTCGGACGTTCTCTCCAGCGCGCACCCGGGCGAGCGTTCGCTGTTCATCCGGGCCTGGCGGAGGGGAGTTTGCAATGGGGCCCGAAACCCGAATGCGGCAAGTCGAGCACCGGGCCCGACCGCCGCACACGGACAAGTGCGCGATGCCGTGCTTCCGACTGGCTTCCAGGACGCTCCAGCCCAAGGGAACCCTGACTGTCCGGTCGGGGTAGGTCAGCGTGATCGTTCGTCCTCCCAGGCGCTCCGATCTTGCCCTCCATGCGAGCGCGAGCAGGAAAGCCGACAGGCCGGCAGCGTAGCCGATGCGCCCAGTGCCGACAGCGTCCTTGAGCAGCGCGGAAACGCTTGAAGGCGGCTGACTGTTCGCGATCGGTTGGGCTGCGGCTTCGCGCCCCATCGACAAGAAGCCGAGCGCCGCAATGAGGGGCAGGACGACGGCGGCCGTCAGCAGGAGAGGCTGTGCATGTCGCCAGGAAGAACGCTGGCGCAGGGCGAAGTGCAGTCCCATGCACCCATGGGTCCAGGCCACCACCATGATGAACATCTGCCACCAGCCGCCGGTACCCCAGAGATTTCGCAAGGTCTGCGCATAGGTCGCCTCGAATCCGGCCAGCGTGTAGGGCCCGCGCGTCGCTGCCAGGTGCGAGGCCAGCAGCAGCGGCAGTGCCAGGCCGAGGCCGATTCGAAGCATCTGGGGGACGGGCATGCGCAGCGTGCGGCGCTCCCAAAGGGCCGAGAACGCCAGCACGAGATGAATGAACGCGGCACCATACAGCAGCAATGTGCCTGGCCACGAATGCCAGAGCGCGGTCGCCCAGCGCAATGTCGTCTCGGCGGCCTCCAGCGACACCAGGCCCATGGCGTGGTTGAGCAGGTGCAGCGCCACATAGATCATGAGCACCCAGCCACTGGCCCAGCGCAGGTTGCGGCGGGAAAGTGGAGGCAGCGCGGGCTGTTTGAGCAACGAAGTCATCGGCGCATGAGCATAGCGCCGCATGAATGAATGCCGATCCTCCTCCAGCCCGACGCTGCGTCGCTTTGCTTTCGGGATCTCGATCTAGTTGAGGCCGCGCTGGCGACCTGCCAGTGCGTAGCGGCCGGCGCCCAGCAACATCACGGCGAACGCGCCGAACAGGTACAGGCCCTGCAGTTCGAGCGCCCAACCGCCCTGGTTCGTCAGCTCGAAGAGGTGGCCGGTATGCACCAGCAGGACGGCCACGACCATGTTGACGACCACGACGGCGGCCGCGGCGCGCGTCCACAGTCCTGCAATCATCAAGGCAGGCGCGAGGATCTCGCCCACGTAGACGAGATAGCCCAGCGCACCGGGCAGGTCGTGGGCGGCCAGCATCTTGAGGACGAAGCCGGGACCGGAGCCGAGCTTGAACAGTCCATGGAGAAGCACCAGCACGCCGACAGTCACGCGCAGGACCAACTTGCCGGCGTCATCGCCCCAGGATGGAGCCAGCCCCTGCCTGGAGTCGGTTGCGGGGGCAGCCATTACCGCGTTCATTGCAGATGCTCCAGGTTCTGGTTGGGTGCGTGGGCGATTGACATGGCTTCGGCCTGCGAAAGAGCGCGGGCGAGCACGAATGACATCGTGTTGATGATGAACTCCTTGAAAGGGGGGTGAATTGAGAATTCGAGCCAGCTTAGCCCCTCGGGCGCTGCGCTTCGATGAGCGGGAGTTTGCTTGCCGCGGCCGAACTTGAATGTGCGTTTACGCACATCCCGGAGCAAGTCGTTTTCGCCCGTTCTGCAGGCTCTCTCTCACTGCAAGGAACTCAGTCGGCCTGCAAGACGCCGCGCTGGATCTGGTCGCGCTCCAGCGATTCGAACAGCGCCTTGAAGTTGCCTTCGCCGAAGCCTTCGCGGTAGTCGCCCTTGCGCTCGATGAATTCGAAGAACACCGGTCCGAGCATCGGCTGCGAGAAGATCTGAAGCAGCAGACGCGGCTGGCCGCCTTCCGTCGTGCCGTCCAGCAGGATGCCGCGTGCCTGCAGCTCACCCACCGGCTGGCCGTGGCCGGGGAGACGCTTTTCCAGGTTCTCGTAGTAGATGTCGTTGGGCGCGGTCAGCAAGGGAATGCCGGCCATCTGCAGTTGGTCGATCGAGTCGAGCAGGTTGTCGGTCAAGAGGGCGATGTGCTGGATGCCCTCGCCATTGAACTGCATGAGGAACTCTTCGATCTGGCCGCCGCCCTGCTTCGCCTCCTCGTTGAGCGGGATGCGGATCAGCCCGTCGGGTGCGGTCATGGCCTTGGAGGTCAGCCCGGTGTACTCGCCGCTGATGTCGAAGTAGCGGATCTCGCGGAAGTTGAAGAGCTTGGCGTAGAAGTCGGCCCAGTAGGCCATGCGCCCACGATAGACGTTGTGCGTGAGGTGGTCGACGACCTGGAAGCCGTGGCCCTCGGGGTGGCGCTCCACGCCCGGGAGGAATTCGAAGTCGATGTCGTAGATCGACTTGCCGTCTTCGAAGCGGTCGATGAGGTACAGCGGCGCGCCGCCAATGCCCTTGATGGCAGGCAGGCGCAGTTCCATCGGTCCGGTGGGAATTTCGATCGGCTGTGCGCCCAGCTCGAGCGCGCGATGGTAG
This region includes:
- a CDS encoding acyl-CoA dehydrogenase family protein, which produces MFNESDEYQEIRDAIRQLCRQFPDEYFREIDRKDAYPEAFVNALMEAGWLAAMIPEEYGGTGLGLTAATVIMEEINRNGGNAGAVHGQMYNMGTLLRNGSKAQKEKYLPGIAAGKLRIQSMAVTEPTTGTDTTKTKTTALRKDGRWVVNGQKVWISRVQHSDLMILLARTTPLAEVKKKSEGMSVFIVDLHQSIGKGLEVRPIPNLVNHETNELFFDNLEIPEENLIGEEGKGFKYILDGLNAERTLIAAECIGDGYWFIERARKYANERIVFDRPIGQNQGVQFPLADAFIEVEAANLMRFEAARRFDAHQPCGAQANMAKFLAAKASWEAANVCLQTHGGFGFAKEYDIERKFRETRLYQVAPISTNLIYAYVAEHILGLPRSF
- a CDS encoding CaiB/BaiF CoA transferase family protein — its product is MKRPLDGVTVVTLEHAIAAPFCTRQLADLGARVIKVERPGVGDFARAYDERVQGMASHFVWTNRSKESLTLDVKHPEAQKVLAQLLEGADVLVQNLAPGAAARLGLSFEALHEKHPRLIVCDISGYGDDGPYRDKKAYDLLIQSESGFLSVTGSDAEPAKAGCSIADIAAGMYAYTSILAALIQRDKTGQGSRIDVSMLESMVEWMSYPLYYAFEGAAPPPRAGAAHATIYPYGPFPAGDGRTVMLGLQNEREWMAFCKTVLGQPELAVDERFASNTRRVANREALRALIAQGFSSLTLEQVVQRLDDAQIANASVNDMHDVWEHPQLKARKRWTQVSTPGGPIPALLPPGRTEAYAPRMDAVPGLGQNTDAILHELGWMNEQIASMRSANAI
- a CDS encoding alpha/beta hydrolase gives rise to the protein MKPFMARRRSFLFLLLFVLSLSPRAQTAAQVVDIPTRPGVTQRFLYLAPDKPRAAVILLAGGHGGLQIFPNGSVNWGDGNFLVRTRDLFRQQGLAVAVVDAPSDRQSAPFLNGFRQTPEHVADLKAVIGWMRDKTGVPVWLVGTSRGTQSAAWISTQLPRADGGPDGLVLTSTILSDPRGRPVPAMPLDRVTVPVLVVHHQQDGCKQCPFSETSGLMEKFTSAPRKELIPVSGGISKGDPCEAWSHHGYNGLETEVVDRIAAWITAH
- a CDS encoding adenylate/guanylate cyclase domain-containing protein, whose product is MRRYAHAPMTSLLKQPALPPLSRRNLRWASGWVLMIYVALHLLNHAMGLVSLEAAETTLRWATALWHSWPGTLLLYGAAFIHLVLAFSALWERRTLRMPVPQMLRIGLGLALPLLLASHLAATRGPYTLAGFEATYAQTLRNLWGTGGWWQMFIMVVAWTHGCMGLHFALRQRSSWRHAQPLLLTAAVVLPLIAALGFLSMGREAAAQPIANSQPPSSVSALLKDAVGTGRIGYAAGLSAFLLALAWRARSERLGGRTITLTYPDRTVRVPLGWSVLEASRKHGIAHLSVCGGRARCSTCRIRVSGPIANSPPPGPDEQRTLARVRAGENVRLACQLRPLGDLQVTPVMTARTASLNRLDSEREVAVLFVDLRRWSGLSEKQWPFDLVYVLDHYFALVGDAVHESGGVANQYIGDSVMALFGLEGNLQNACRGAVHAAKLIDERMRAWSAVFEADFGQPLAFGIGIHAGSAAVADVGHRGVRSFTAVGEVVNTASRLQDQTKLSSATLVISDFAARNAGIPESEMPPVQRISVRGRQAPLDVLVLDSPALARLEVDARSR
- a CDS encoding DoxX family protein; this encodes MAAPATDSRQGLAPSWGDDAGKLVLRVTVGVLVLLHGLFKLGSGPGFVLKMLAAHDLPGALGYLVYVGEILAPALMIAGLWTRAAAAVVVVNMVVAVLLVHTGHLFELTNQGGWALELQGLYLFGAFAVMLLGAGRYALAGRQRGLN
- the hppD gene encoding 4-hydroxyphenylpyruvate dioxygenase; the encoded protein is MTDLFDNPMGLCGFEFVEFASPAPNVLEPLFEKMGFELVARHRSKDVLLYRQGGINFIVNREPKSQAAYFAAEHGASACGLAFRVKDSHKAYHRALELGAQPIEIPTGPMELRLPAIKGIGGAPLYLIDRFEDGKSIYDIDFEFLPGVERHPEGHGFQVVDHLTHNVYRGRMAYWADFYAKLFNFREIRYFDISGEYTGLTSKAMTAPDGLIRIPLNEEAKQGGGQIEEFLMQFNGEGIQHIALLTDNLLDSIDQLQMAGIPLLTAPNDIYYENLEKRLPGHGQPVGELQARGILLDGTTEGGQPRLLLQIFSQPMLGPVFFEFIERKGDYREGFGEGNFKALFESLERDQIQRGVLQAD